The Pseudomonas sp. MM223 genome segment TGGCCCTGTCCAAGGAGCTGACCAACCACAGTCTGCCGGAAATCGGCGACATGTTCGGTGGTCGCGACCATACGACCGTGCTGCACGCCTGCCGCAAGATCAACGAATTGAAGGAATCCGACGCGGACATCCGCGAGGACTACAAGAACCTGCTGCGGACGCTGACGACCTGATGGCCGTCTGCGCAGCTAATTGAAGGCAAGGGACTAGACCATGCATTTCACCATTCAACGCGAAGCCCTGTTGAAACCCCTGCAACTGGTCGCCGGTGTCGTAGAGCGCCGTCAGACCTTGCCGGTCCTGTCCAACGTACTGCTGGTCGTGCAAGGCCAGCAGTTGTCGTTGACCGGTACCGACCTGGAAGTCGAACTGGTAGGCCGCGTACAACTGGAAGAGCCGGCCGAGCCTGGCGAAATCACTGTGCCGGCGCGCAAGCTGATGGACATTTGTAAAAGCCTGCCGAACGACGCCCTGATCGATATCAAGGTCGACGAGCAGAAACTGTTGGTAAAGGCCGGCCGCAGCCGCTTTACCCTGTCGACCCTGCCAGCCAATGACTTCCCGACTGTGGAAGAAGGCCCGGGCTCGCTGACCTGTAACCTGGAACAGAGCAAGCTGCGCCGTTTGATCGAGCGCACCAGCTTCGCCATGGCCCAGCAGGACGTACGTTATTACCTCAACGGCATGTTGCTGGAGGTTTCCCGTAATACCCTGCGCGCAGTATCCACCGACGGTCACCGTCTGGCGCTTTGCTCCATGACTGCGCCGATCGAGCAGGAGGATCGCCATCAGGTCATCGTGCCGCGCAAAGGTATCCTGGAGCTGGCGCGCCTGCTGACCGACCCGGAAGGCATGGTTAGCATCGT includes the following:
- the dnaN gene encoding Beta sliding clamp (*Name dnaN) is translated as MHFTIQREALLKPLQLVAGVVERRQTLPVLSNVLLVVQGQQLSLTGTDLEVELVGRVQLEEPAEPGEITVPARKLMDICKSLPNDALIDIKVDEQKLLVKAGRSRFTLSTLPANDFPTVEEGPGSLTCNLEQSKLRRLIERTSFAMAQQDVRYYLNGMLLEVSRNTLRAVSTDGHRLALCSMTAPIEQEDRHQVIVPRKGILELARLLTDPEGMVSIVLGQHHIRATTGEFTFTSKLVDGKFPDYERVLPKGGDKLVVGDRQALREAFSRTAILSNEKYRGIRLQLAAGQLKIQANNPEQEEAEEEISVDYEGSSLEIGFNVSYLLDVLGVMTTEQVRLILSDSNSSALLQEAGNDDSSYVVMPMRL